ACTCCTGTACCTGAATGGCAAAGCAATGACTTTAGTTGTGTTCCTTGTTATTCCAAAGGAAGAATTCCAAATCCTTGTACTTTGTTATGGTAACCAGTGGTCCAAAATACCAAAGTAAGAGTGAAAGTAGACCTTGAGGCTAAGGCAGCAGTAATCGCCATGTTATTTGCAGGAGATGGGCGAGGACTTTGGCGGTAGTAGCGCGAATATTCTCTAGAACCAAGTGTTTTTGACATAATTCTCTCATCAGATTTTCTGGTTATAATAAGCTCCGAACCACCACCAAGTTCTACAGTGCTGTCCTTATCACCAACTGCAACCAACTGCTTCCCCCAATCATCCACATAGCTGTTTTCACACAAACAATAAGCAACAGTAAGTACTTACAAAAGATAAACCTGATTATGGATGAAGAAGACGCATACCTGCTGCTATAATCGTAGAATTCTTCCAACTCAGCTTCCTCATCTTCATCACCATCACCGTAATGCACTTTACAGTGACCTTTGGCTGCCATACGTTTCCGAACAGCTTCCAAACTAGTAAAAGGGTGGCACCGTTCATTACAATACAGACAGATGAAATCCCTCTTAACCTGAGGTAAATAAACCATACCATGAGCATTAACAAACGAAAACTTATTAATGTACATAATGTATAACATATTtatccaaaaatatcatataaaatatgtTACCTTAAGGCCAAGGTAGATGAGCAAGCCTTCAGGATTCTTCAAATACTCAACATCAGGGATGAAGAAACCATGAAACTTATGCATGTGAACCATGCAGCTTTCAATGGTGTCATGCTTCAGATCGCACATAAAACAACAACATGGATCTAATTCCTCTCGTCCTGTTTCTTCACCATTATCAATATGCATTTCATCACCAGACGCCAAGTCCTCATCTGGATCAACCTCCACCCAATTATCGTCATTTTCCTCATCATTCGTATCCCTTGGTTGTGGAGGCTTATTTACAGCACGACGTATAAATGGCTTGATAATGGCTGCCTTCCCCTCTTCAGGGTGTTGAGAAGTCTGTGCAATATGAGCCCGTGACTTAAGATGCTGAGAGTAAGCCTTGGAACTTCGATAGCCCTTGCCACAAAGACCACAACTGTAAAGCATGGGGGTTTCATTCTGCTTATCTTTCTCTTCAGCAAGTGCTGTTTGCCTTGCCAGAAACAAAGCTTCCGTCACCCCTGGAACCCCAGCTACCTGATTTAATTTTACCATAATAAAAGAATCCCCATAATTAATCAAGAGCAATCATTGATTGCACAATCATTCAACAGAGACATCAAACTCTAGCatcacaaaaatttcaatttgttttattttaaaaaatgatgaaattgataaCATTGAATTGCATACaatatatgattaaaataataaatcatacgAATATTGTTCATTTAGGcgcaaaataaatatttcaaaaagtGACCTTTAAAATTACTATAAATCAGCTGCTGATGCAACTTTGATTTTGCAAACTAAATTAGATCCCAATAAGCAATATTTCTAGTTTGCATCTCAAGATAAAAGATATTTCAGAAATTTCATctgaaattcaaaatataataatactgGTAAGagatataacaaaaataaaggaaaagaaaaagaaaaacaagaccTTGCGCTTGAGATTGTAGCGGTGCCAATCGGACTTGTAATGGAGCTTCCGCTCGGCCTCGTCAAGGAATTCTCTGTTGCAGGCGTTGCAGGCTAGCCCAggcatttcccttttttttcgtAATCGTTGCCGGTGTGAGGTATCGGCCGATATATATTGAACGATGCCAAATCCCAATCAATTTGGGAATTCGTTTCCCACCTCATGGCCTGTGGCTGTATGTTTGTTCTTGCGTTGGATCAAAAGGAGCACCTGGGCTTCGGCCTTTTTTAactcattaatttcatttactttttaaaaagcTTGACATAAGTACTTTtctgaaaatttataatttattcctatatttttttttcaaaaatttggtctttttatttttttaattttaaaattgttaaaattattctttttattaaattcaagataattacaatataattttttaattatataattactaaataaattttttattttaaaatatcacatcaacaaaattaataacaaaaatttaaccatgttaatagttgaattttttaaacataaaaataaaaaaattaatttctaaatttccggaaaagaaatataaaaatttataaagcaTACTTTAACCATTTTAAAATCACTAATACCATTACAACCCCAAATTATACCTTTAATTAGACATTAgctcaattataaaaaatttctatttgTTTTAAACAAACAACAAGAATCACATTGcagtaatatatataaaaaatttaaaaataattaaaaatatattaatatagttTGCAACTTTTAAAATGTATCAACCATTACTCATGGGATGTTACATATTTAATTAAGATAAGATTataaatatacatcatttaatatttttcactCAACCATGAAATCACATAATCTagcatcaataaatttaattattagttaaaatattaaatgctGGTTTGAATTTATCATAAATAGCAATTAAAATACGTAGAGTCAAGCTGTAGTAATTTggatttgaaataattaaatattaaaaaaatgttgttaaatctaAATTGTcaacataataattaaatttatcttataatttaaataacatgtTACATCTGATATTACACAtccaaattaatgattaaattaagagAATAATGTTATGGTTATGGTGACGATATTTTGATAAATCATTTTAGAATATCTTTAAATTCaagaattaatttaaaaaccGAATTACGtatgaaatttcatttttatttttcaaatcattaaaatatatttCCAGAACATCAAATTTTCCTAGTATCCACTGCCAAAATAACCGCTAAAAGAAAAACCATATCATCCATTTATAAATCCGCAGCCTCTACTACTTTCTCTCTCTTCTCTTTTCCATTTGTTTATGGTTGAAAAAGACGGAATATTGACAAACCCTTAAACTTGTTTTCAACCTCTGCGCAATTGTAACTAGCAACTAACGACCCCCCCTTTCTTTACCGACTTCCATATGGCCTCGATTTCTGGAGCAGCCGAACGCCGAGACCCCAGATCCGGCGGCAAGATTGTGCGGCCGCGGCGAACCTTGTTGCGTAAGACCCCTTACGACCGCCCAAGATTGCTCAATTCAACTCAGCAAAACCCTAATTGGATCTCCAGGCACATCCTTTCCCCCACTCGGGCCATCGTCTCCGGTGCCACCAGGGTGCTCTCCTCTGTTTTTGGCTTTGAATCTTCATCCTCCTCTTCTTCGTCGTCGTCGTCTTCAGACTGTGATTCAACTTCAGGTTCCACAtaccactcttttttttttttaattctcacttaaaagcataaaattttcgAAATCCGACTTTCCCCTTTCCCTTCCTCTCtccttttggtttaattatatttgttttgGTAGCAATAGCTTAAATTCAAGGTTTTCGTTTGACGGGTTTCTACAATCGaagtatgcatatatatatattggttaacTTTGAAttccataaaatataatattagagTC
The Gossypium hirsutum isolate 1008001.06 chromosome A07, Gossypium_hirsutum_v2.1, whole genome shotgun sequence genome window above contains:
- the LOC107930820 gene encoding cytoplasmic 60S subunit biogenesis factor REI1 homolog 1 — translated: MPGLACNACNREFLDEAERKLHYKSDWHRYNLKRKVAGVPGVTEALFLARQTALAEEKDKQNETPMLYSCGLCGKGYRSSKAYSQHLKSRAHIAQTSQHPEEGKAAIIKPFIRRAVNKPPQPRDTNDEENDDNWVEVDPDEDLASGDEMHIDNGEETGREELDPCCCFMCDLKHDTIESCMVHMHKFHGFFIPDVEYLKNPEGLLIYLGLKVKRDFICLYCNERCHPFTSLEAVRKRMAAKGHCKVHYGDGDEDEEAELEEFYDYSSSYVDDWGKQLVAVGDKDSTVELGGGSELIITRKSDERIMSKTLGSREYSRYYRQSPRPSPANNMAITAALASRYRSMGLATVQSKEQIVRMKVMKAMNRSGVETMRTKVGMKNNVIQNLPKNVPY